CGGTGCCACCCTTTACAGTACGGTTTGATATCGCATCCTCCCAGGAGAAGAGTTTTTTAACATCCTCATCGAACAGATCCGTGTGTTTTTTCAATTCCTCCACAGAAAGCTCACTTAATGAAATTTCACTCTCAACACACAGGCCTACGATTTTTCCAATCACCTTGTGAGCCTGCCTGAAAGGCATACCCTTGCATACCAGATAATCAGCAAGATCTGTGGCAAGAAGAAAAGGATCAAGATCCTCTCTGATACGATCCGGTTTGACGGTAAGTGTAGATAGCACCTGTGTAAAGACCTTGAGTACTATCTCCATTTGAAAGAATGAGTCAAAAAGCGGTTCTTTGTCTTCCTGCAGATCCTTATAATAGGTTAACCCAAGGCCTTTCATCACAGTGGCAAGTTGCATGTAATTACCAATAAATCTTGCGCTTTTCCCCCGAATAAGCTCCAGAGAATCAGGGTTCTTTTTCTGAGGCATCATACTCGATCCTGTCGACCACGCATCATCGAGTTCAATGAAAGCAAACTCCTTTGAGGACCAGATAATCATATCCTCAGCATAACGGCTTAGATGTATACCGATTGAAGCGAAAACCGACAGAGTTTCAAGCAGGTAATCGCGTGAGCTTACCATATCCATACTGTTCATAGAAACACCGGAAAAACCAAGCTCTCTTGCAATGCCTTCCCTGTCAACGGCAAAACCACTTCCGGCAATTGCCCCTGATCCAAGCGGCAGTATATCGGTAGATTTCAGGGCGTGATTGATTCTGCTTTTCTCCCTCTCAAGCAGGAAGAAAAGAGACATCCAGTAGTGAGCAAGCAGCACAGGCTGAGCCTGTTGCAAGTGAGTGTATCCTGGAATGATTACATCCATATCATTCTGTGCCCGATTGAGTATTGCCTTTTGTAAACTTACAAGTTCATTATGTATTAAGGAGAGTTTTTTCTTTGTAAACATCCTGGTATCTGTGGCAACCTGATCATTTCGTGAACGACCAGTATGCAGCTTCTCCCCTACAGAACCAACTCTTTCTACCAGAATACGCTCCACCGCCATATGGATATCTTCATCAGATTGAAGGAATGTGATTTTCCCTGCTCTGTAGTCGGCCAGAACTGATTTGAGTCCCTCTATGACTATCCCACACTCCTCACTGCTATACACCCCAATATTGCAAAGAGCATTGGCCCAGGCAATGCTTCCTGTGATATCCTCTTCAATCAATTCCCTATCAAATGGTAATGAATTGTTAAAGGCTTCCATCAAACTGTC
This is a stretch of genomic DNA from Chitinispirillum alkaliphilum. It encodes these proteins:
- a CDS encoding Argininosuccinate lyase gives rise to the protein MKMWDGRFSKSSDSLMEAFNNSLPFDRELIEEDITGSIAWANALCNIGVYSSEECGIVIEGLKSVLADYRAGKITFLQSDEDIHMAVERILVERVGSVGEKLHTGRSRNDQVATDTRMFTKKKLSLIHNELVSLQKAILNRAQNDMDVIIPGYTHLQQAQPVLLAHYWMSLFFLLEREKSRINHALKSTDILPLGSGAIAGSGFAVDREGIARELGFSGVSMNSMDMVSSRDYLLETLSVFASIGIHLSRYAEDMIIWSSKEFAFIELDDAWSTGSSMMPQKKNPDSLELIRGKSARFIGNYMQLATVMKGLGLTYYKDLQEDKEPLFDSFFQMEIVLKVFTQVLSTLTVKPDRIREDLDPFLLATDLADYLVCKGMPFRQAHKVIGKIVGLCVESEISLSELSVEELKKHTDLFDEDVKKLFSWEDAISNRTVKGGTGHESVKGQIEYAKKILQT